Below is a window of Propionispora hippei DSM 15287 DNA.
TTAGGTGTTGACACACGTTCCCACAAGTGGTACTATAGGGTCATGAGGTAACATGTTCCCACAAGACAACAGGGAGGAATAACACTATGTTAAAGATTGCATTGACAAACCTAGGGAAATACAACGAGGGCGAACTGGTCTACAAATGGTTAGAACTCCCGGCAACTGAAGACGAAATCGAAGAAGCAAAAGAAGCAATCGGCATCAATGAACAATATGAAGAATGGTTCATCACTGACTATGAGACCGATATTGAAGGCTTACAAGTAGGCGAATATGAAGACCTTGAGGCACTCAATGAACTCGCAGAACGCTATGAGAACCTTCATGAATACGACCAAGACATAGTCCAAGCAATTATTGAGGGTGAAGGGTACGACCTAGAGGAAGCCTTGGACGTTCTGGAAAGTGGCAACTACTCCTTCTACCCTGATGTAACCAATGAGGAAGACCTTGGCTTCTATGTAGTAGATGAAGGTTTATTCGGGGTAGAAATACCGGACTCCTTACAGGTGTACATCGACCATGAATCCATAGGTCGGGATTGGAGAATAAATGGTGCAGGTAGTTTCACCTCTAAGGGATACATTGAGTTGCATTAAAGTCGAAACATAGCCGGGGAGTGTTCCCGGCGATGGTCTCCCGGAAATGGTCTACCGGGACTGATGAGACAGGCCAAAAGTTAATTGCGGCATATAACAGAGAAACCAATTCATCCATATTTAACTTAATCAAGGAGGAATGACAAATGAAAAACAGTGTTAATCAAATTCAAAAGGTATTCGAGTATCAAGGAGGTCATAAGGTCAGAACTGTCGTTATTGATGGTGAGCCTTGGTTTGTCGCAAAGGATGTATG
It encodes the following:
- a CDS encoding antirestriction protein ArdA: MLKIALTNLGKYNEGELVYKWLELPATEDEIEEAKEAIGINEQYEEWFITDYETDIEGLQVGEYEDLEALNELAERYENLHEYDQDIVQAIIEGEGYDLEEALDVLESGNYSFYPDVTNEEDLGFYVVDEGLFGVEIPDSLQVYIDHESIGRDWRINGAGSFTSKGYIELH